A single genomic interval of Mustela nigripes isolate SB6536 chromosome 7, MUSNIG.SB6536, whole genome shotgun sequence harbors:
- the PAIP2B gene encoding polyadenylate-binding protein-interacting protein 2B yields the protein MNGSSVANTSPNVKSKEDQGLNGHDEKENPFAEYMWMENEEDFNRQVEEELQEQDFLDRCFQEMLDEEDQEWFIPSRDLPQAMGQLQQQLNGLSVGDGHDSEDILSKSNLNPDAKEFIPGVKY from the exons ATGAATGGATCCAGTGTAGCAAATACATCACCTAATGTGAAATCCAAAGAGGATCAGGGATTAAATGGGCACGATGAGAAGGAAAACCCATTTGCAGAGTACATGTGGATGGAGAACGAAGAAGATTTCAACAGACAG GTGGAGGAGGAACTGCAGGAGCAAGACTTCTTAGACCGCTGCTTCCAGGAGATGCTGGATGAAGAAGACCAAGAGTGGTTCATTCCCTCACGGGACCTGCCTCAGGCCATGGGACAGTTGCAGCAGCAGTTAAATGGACTGTCGGTCGGCGATGGTCATGATTCTGAAGATATTTTG AGCAAAAGTAATCTGAACCCGGATGCCAAGGAATTTATTCCAGGAGTGAAGTACTGA